The Microbacterium trichothecenolyticum sequence GGCCGACGGCGACGACTTCGCCCTCCTGCGGCTTCTCCTTGGCGGTGTCGGGGATGACGAGACCACTCGCGGTGGTCTGCTCAGCCTCGACCTGCTTGATGACGATGCGGTCCTCGAGCGGCTTGATGGAAACCGACACGGTCTACCTCTTCTTTCTCGTTACAGAAGACTTGTCAGCACTCACGCGGGGAGAGTGCTAATCCGAGTGTAGAGAAGGGTTGGCACTCATGCAACGCGAGTGCCAACACAATCCGCGCCTAGGTGTTGTGGCTGGGGAGGTTGGGGACGCGTGAGGCGGGGGTGCCGTTGATGGCGGTGTGGGTTCGGTGGTGATTGTAGTGATGGAGCCAGGGGGCGAATGCGGCGGTGCGTTCGGTTTCTGATCTGTATGCGCGGGCGTAGGCCCATTCTTGGAGGAGGGTGCGGTTGAGGCGTTCGACTTTCCCGTTCGTCTGGGGCCGGTATGGGCGGGTGCGGATGTGGCGGATGGGGCCGAGGGCGTCGCGGAACAGGTGGGAGCGGTAGCCGTTTCCGTTGTCGGTCATCACGGCTTTCACCTCGATGCCGGCGCCCTGGAACCAGGCGTGGGCGCGGGTCCAGAACGCGGTGACGGTGTCTTTGCGTTCGTCGCTCAGGATCTCGGAGTACGCCATCCGGGTGTGGTCGTCCACGACGGAGTGGATGAACGCGTACCCGTGGCCTTTGCCGGCCCGGTTGCGTTTGCCCTGGGCGGGTCCGTGGATGCGGTGCCCGCCGCCGTCGGGGATACGACCGAGCTTCTTCACATCCATGTGGACCAGATCGCCCGGGGTGGCGGCTTCGTAACGGTTCGTGGCGGCGCGGCTGGTCTTGATCCGCACCCCGGTGCCAGGGTCGGTCCACCGTAACGGCGGACACCCGTAGCGACGCAGGATGGCCTGCACGGTGGAGCGATTCAACCGCAGCTGCGCGGCGATACGCGCCGGCCCCCACCGTCTCGACACCCGCAGGCTCACCACCCGCCGCTCCACCCGGGCCCGAGTGCGGTTCGGGTTCACGCGCGGGCGGGAGGAACGATCGGCCATCCCCGCCGCGCCGGCCTCACGGTAACGGCACGCCCACCGGGCGGCGGTGGTCACCCCGACGCCGAAACGCTCGGCGGCGCAACGGCCACCCTTCATCAACGATCAGACGAGCAAGGCGCAACCTTCCAGCGGGCGCGAGAACAGCATTAGCGTGGGACATCGAGGACCTTCTGGTTTCGGAGCGGTTAGTTGTGGTGACTCCACTCCACCAGAAGGTCCTCACCTACATCTACGTCCCTAACCACCCAGGTCAGAACACCTAGGCTGAATCGGTGGATACCAGCGAGCTGACCGCCCTGCTCACGCCCGAGGGCCTCCGCCTGCTCGACGAGGTGGGACCGATCGCGTCCACCGACGACGCAGCCCGCGTGGTGTCGCGTCTGCGCAGCGCGGGGCACTCCCCCGACCTCGTGTCCGCCGTGGTCGGTCAGGCCCGGCTGCGGGTTCGCGCAGCCGCGAAGTTCGGCGCGTTCGCCGAGCGGATGCTGTTCACGCGCGCCGGTCTCGAGCAGGCGACGCGCCTGTCGATCGCCGCCCGCCACGCGGGCCGCTTCCGTACTGCCGGCCTGAGCCGCGTCGCCGATCTCGGCTGCGGCATCGGCGGCGACGCTCTGGGACTGGCCGGTCTCGGCATCCGGGTGCACGCCGTCGACGCCGACGAGGTGACCGCCGCGATCGCCGCGTACAACCTGGCACCGTTCGGCGAGACGACGACGGTCTCGCACGCACGCGCCGAGGACGTCGACCTCGACGGCGTGGATGCCGTGTGGCTCGACCCCGCGCGACGCACGGCCGGTCACTCCGAGACGCGGCAGGTGTCCTCCCAGGAGTGGTCCCCCGCACTGGACTGGGTGTTCGCGGTACTCGCGGACAGGTCGGGCGGCGTGAAGCTCGGCCCGGGCTTCGACCGGGAGCGCATCCCCGACGACGTCGAGGCGCAATGGATCAGCGCCGACGGCTCGACGATCGAGCTCGTGCTGTGGTCGGGAGCGCTGGCCCGCGAGGGCGTGCACCGCGCCGCGCTCGTCGTCCGCGGCGACGACACGTGGGAGCTGACCGCGCCCGGCGACAGCCCCGACGTCGAGCCGAGCGAGCTCGGCGCGTTCGTGCACGAGCCCGACGGCGCCGTCATCCGCGCGCGGCTGATCGGCGAGATCGCGCGATCGCTCCAGGCCGGCATGCTCTCACCGGGTATCGCGTACCTGACCTCGGACGCGGCCCTCACGAGCCCGTTCGTGTCGTCGTTCCGGGTGCGCGAGCAGCTGCCTGCCGATCCGAAGAAGCTGGCCCAGGCGCTGCGGGCGCGCGGGATCGGCACCCTCGAGATCAAGAAGCGCGGTGTCGACGTCGACCCCGCGGTGCTGCGCAAGAAGCTGTCGCTGCGCGGAGATGCAGCGGCGACGCTGATCATGACGAGGGTGGGGTCCAAGCGCCTGGCGCTGCTCGCCGACCGCGTATGAGCGACGACGCATGAACGCCCGCGTCAGGCGAGCGCGAGCTGCGAGAAGCCCCAGACCAGCCACCCCACGCTGAACGCCACCGACAGCAGCGACAGCGCGAGAGCCCAGATCGCCACGCGGCGGCTCCCGCGGCGACGGCGCAGCGCGATCGCGGCGATGACCAGGGCGACGATCCCGAGCGGCAGGAGCCAGCCGGTGAACAGCGCCGCCGCGAGGGCGATGATCGCCGCGGCCAGCGCCCACGGCGCGAGCGGGGGCGGAGGGGGCGGAACCGGCGGAGCGTACGGGAGGACATGGTCGCCGAACGCGGCCATCTCCAGCTGCGCGGTGGGCAGGCGGTTCGGATCGTCCGCGTCGGGATCGGCTGATACCGGCTGCGCGATGGCTGCGGCGAGCGCGACCGGCTCCCCCTCGGTCGCCTTGCGCGCGCGCCTCGTCGACGGCACCTCGTTCACGCCGTGGCTCCGGACAGCGGCGCGGGAGCATCGGCATCCGGGTCCTCGGCGACCTGGATCTCGGTGACCGGCAGCGTCGAGTCGGCCCCGAAAGCCAGGGTGGAGGGGCGGCGACCCGACGAGATGAGCTCGGCGGCGAGTGCCGCGATCATGGCGCCGTTATCGGTGCACAGTCGCAGGGGCGGGATACGCACGGCCACGCCGGCCGCAGCGGCCCGCTCGAGAGCGACATCGCGCAAGCGCTTGTTGGCGATCACTCCCCCGCCCAGCAGCAGCCGGGGCACGCCGAAGCGTTCGCACGCGTCGAGAGCCTTGGTGACCAGCACGTCGACCACCGCCTCGCGGAACGACGCGGCGACGTCGGCCACGGGCACGGGTTCGCCCGCCGCCTCATGCTGCTCGACCCACCGCGCGACAGCGGTCTTCAGTCCCGAGAACGAGAAGTCGTAGCGGTGGGATGCCATGTCGGACGCGCGCGACAGGCCCCGCGGGAAGCGGATCGCCGTCGGGTCGCCCGCGGCCGCGGGCGCGATCGATCTCGGGGCCGCCGGGATAGGGCAGCTTCAGCAGGCGCGCGACCTTGTCGAATGCCTCACCGGCGGCATCGTCCATCGTCTCGCCGAGGAGTTCGACGTCGCTCGTCAGATCGCGCACGAGCAGCAGCGAGGTGTGTCCGCCGCTCACCAGCAGTGCGACGGTCGGGTACTCCAGCTCCCCCGCGTCGGCGTCGAGGATGTCGGCGGCGATGTGACCGACCAGGTGGTTGACGGCGTAGAGCGGCTTGTCGAGCGCGACGGCGAGACCTTTCGCCGCGCCCACGCCCACCATCAGGGCTCCGGCGAGACCGGGCCCGCTGGTGACCGCGACGGCATCGATGTCAGCGAGGCGCACACCCGCCTCGGTGAGCGCGGCGTCGATGGACGGCTGCAGCGCCTCGAGGTGGGCGCGAGCGGCGACCTCGGGGACGACGCCGCCGTAGCGGGCGTGCTCGTCCATGCTGGAGGCGATCGTGTTGCTGAGCAGCTGCCGGCCGCGGACGATGCCGATGCCGGTCTCGTCGCAGCTGGTCTCGATGCCGAGCACGAGGGGCGCGTCCATCAGCACCATCCCTTTCCGGTGGTCGGGGCCGCCACGGAATCGGACGCGTCTTCCGCTCGCCGTGCGGCCCAGCCGCGCAGGTCGAGCTGCATCACGATCGCGTCGACGTCGTCGGGCTGGTAGTACCGGGGGCGGCGGCCGACGTCCACGAACCCCTCGGAGACGTAGAGCGCCCGGGCGACGGGATTGTCGGCGCGCACCTCGAGGAACACCTCGTGCACGGCGCGGCGGACCGCTTCGTCGAGCAGGGCCGTCAGCAGCGCACGTCCGCGGCCGCGACCGCGCGCGGTCTCGGCGATCGTGATCGTCTGGATGTCGGCATCCTTCGCCCCGCGCACGGCACGAAGCCCCGCGTACCCGAGGAGACGACCCCCCTCTTCGACGACGACGTACCACCCGTGCGGTGACACGAGTTCCTCGCGCATCATCGCCGGGCTCCACGCGTCGGCGGGGAACGAGGCATGCTCGAGCGCCATGATTGCGTCGAGGTCGGCGGCGGTCGCCGTGCGCATGGGCATCAGCTCACCCGCTTCGGCGCGTGCGCGGCCACCACGTCGGGGCTGCGCAGGTACAGCGGTTCGGTGCCCGCGAGGGAGCGCCCGGCGTCGAGTGCGCGGGCGGCGGCGAGCGCGATCATCGCCGCCGACACGGTGCTCGCATCGAGCCGGCGGGCGCCGAGCGCATCGAGTCTGTCGTCCAGCTCGTCGCGCGGGCTGAGCGCGGCATCCGAGAGGCGGACCGGGAGCCCGTCGTCGTCGAGACCCTCGTACACGGTGAAGGCGAACTCCCTGCGGCGGGCGTCGGTGACCACCGCGAACCGGCCGGTGTCGGTCGCGGTGAGCGCGTCGGACAGCAGCACCCCCAGGGCGACGCCGTCGTGACTGGGCACGGGAACCGCCGGAATGCCACGGCCCAGCGCGTACACGCGCGCGCGCTGGCGATTCCCACGCGCAAGCCCGTGAAAGGACCGGGGCCCATCCCCACCGCGACGTGGGTGGGGGCGGGCGCGGCGGCGCTGACCCGCCGCAGCAGATCGCCGATGACCTCGGCGTGGCCGAGCGGGTTCGTGCTCTGCTCGTCGGCGAGCACCTCCCCGTCGCGCGCGATGGCGGCGACAGCGGTGCCGAGCGAGGTGTCGATGCCGAGGATCACCGTTCCAGGGTATCCGCCGCCCCCGCGGCACCGCCGTCCGCGGCATCCGATCGCCCCGTCATTTCGAATAACGGGTATGGATGCCACCCCGCTCGCCCTCCGCCGGGTCGTCGTCCCCACGGGCGTGGGGCCGATCGTCGCGCACGCGGGGCGCGCGTCGGGCAGTCCGGTGGCGACGGTTCTGCTGCACGGGGCCGCGGGATCGTGGCGCACGTGGGAGCCGATGATCGCGGCCTCCGACGAGATCCACCTGCCGCTGTCGGACATCGTGGCCCTCGACCTGCCCGGCTGGGGCGAGTCCCCCGGACCCGTTCCCGACCCGGCCGATCTCGCGGTGGCGGTCGCCGCGGTCGTCCGGGCCCTCGGATACCCGCGCTGGCGCGCGGTGGGCCACTCCCTCGGCGGGGTGGTCGCGCTCGACGTCGCCGCGCGTTTCCCGCGGGAGACCGTGGGCGTCGGCGTCGTCTCACCGAGCGGCGCCGGAGCCCGGGTGGTCACCCGCTCCCCGCTCCGCGGGGCCGTCCGCTTGCCCTGGCTCACCGGGATGGTCGTCGCGATGCGCGTGCTGCGCGCCCTCGGACCGTTGTCGCGGCCGCTCCTGGGGCTGCTGCGGCGCACGGGGGCCCTGCGCACGCTCGCGCGGCCGCTCTTTCGGCATCCGGAACGCGTCGACCGTTCGGTGACCGACGCGCTGGCGACCGAGATCCGGCCCGCGGCGTTCCTCGCCGCCGTGCGCCTGTCGCGCACGCACGACGACGGGGTGTGGCGGCGCATCGCGTGCCCCGTGCGCGTGGTGCGCGGAGTCCACGACGTGTTCGTCTCGTCACGCGACACCCGGGTGTGGGCGCGGCTGCTGCGCGATGTCGACGATCGCGCACTCGACGACAGCGGTCACTTCGCCCACGTCGAGCAGCCGGTCGAGACGGTGCGCGCGCTGCGCGACGTCTGGGCGGCCGCCCGCGCCCCGCTCGCGCGACGATCCGGCATGCGCGCCTGATCCCCGCCGCCGGGTCAGGGCCGGCGTGAGATGCTCACCGTCCGCGGGGCGTCGGCGTCGAGTTCGACGGTGTGCACGGCGATCTCACCGCACGCGTTGTCGACCCCGCGCCCGCCGAGGTGACGGGTGATCTCGATCTCCCACCACGTGTCGGCGAGGTACTCGGCCACGCCGCGGCCCCACTCGATGATGACCGCCGAGCCCGCGACATCGATGTCGAGATCGTCGAGCTCGACCGCGGCGCCGAGCCGGTAGGCGTCCACGTGAACCAGGGGCGCGCCCCCCACGAGCGACGGGTGCGTGCGGGCGATGACGAACGTCGGGCTCTGGACGGGACCACGGATGCCGAGCCCCTCGCCGATCCCGCGGGTGAGGGTCGTCTTGCCGGCGCCCAGCGGACCGGTGAGCACCACGACGTCGCCGGGGGCCAGGGCACGACCGATCTCTCGGCCCAGCGCCTCCATGTCGCCGGGGGCGGCGATCTCGTGCGTGCCCAGCAGCTCTTCGGGAACGCTCACGAACCCACCTCCCGGCGGGGGACGCGGGGGCCGACGCGCGTGACGATCTCGTAGTCGATGGTGTCGGCGGCATCCCCCCACTCGCGTGCCGACGGCACGCCCAGCGTCGGGTCGCCGAAGAGCACGACCTCGTCGCCGACCGAGACCGGGTGATCGCCGACATCGACGACGAACTGGTCCATCGCGATGCGGCCCGCGACACGTAAGCGGCGGCCACCGATCGTCACCGGCCCCCGGTCGGATGCCTGGCGGGGGACACCGTCGGCGTACCCGAGGGGGATCAGGGCCAGGCTCGTGTCACGCTCGGTGCGGTAGGCGTACCCGTACGACACTCCCGTGCCCGCCGGGACGCGCCGCACGGCGGCGACGGCTCCGCGCAGGGTCATCGCCGGGCGCAGCCCCAGGTCGGCCGAGCTGCGGTCGTGGAACGGCGAGACGCCGTAGATGCCGATGCCGATGCGCACGCATCCCAGACGCGCCGCGGGCAGGGCGAAGGCGGCATGGGTCGCAGCGATGTGACGCAGGGGCGGGTTCAGCCCGGCACCGGCGGCGAGGACCACGCCCTCTTCGAACCGCGCCAGGGCCGCGAGGTCGTCGGCCTCGCTCGAATTCGACAGGTGAGAGAAGAGCCCGACGACCCGCAGCCGGCCGATGCGCTCCAGGCGCGCAGCCTCGGAGAAGACCACCCGCCAGTCGGCCGGTGCGATGCCGTTGCGCGACAGCCCCGTCTCGATCTTCAGGTGAACGGCGGCGGGACGCTCGCCCGTTGCGGCCGCACCGGCACGCAGGAGCTGGTCGATGTCGGAGATACCGAGCTCGATGTCGTGGCTCACGGCCTCGGCGAACGACGCGCCCGGGGCGTGCAGCCACGCGAACAGGGGGGCGCGGATCCCGGCCCGGCGAAGGGCCAGCGCCTCGCCGATGTCGGAGACCCCGATGCGCGCCGCTCCCCCGCGAAGGGCGGCGACGGCGGCGCGATGAGCGCCGTGCCCGTACCCGTCGGCCTTGACGACGGCGATGACCTCGGCGTCGGTGAGCTTGCGGATGTGCCGCACGTTCTCGGCGATCGCGTCGACGTCGATGAGCGCTTCGCGGAGCACTCCCGGGGCCATTCTCATGCGGTGTCCTCTCGGGCGGGAACGGGGAGGGCGGCGGGGGCTGCGTCCGGCGCGTGCCGGGTCGGTACCGACGCGCCCGCCTCGGCGATCACGTACGCGGTGGCGAGCCCGGCGTCGTGCGACATCGACAGGTGCAACCCGGTGATGCCCCGCCGGGCGACGGTGTCGGCCGTCTCGCCGTGAAGGGCGAACACCGGGCGTCCCGAGGGTTCGGAGGCGACCTCGATATCGGTCCAGTGAACGCCGTCCGAACCGCCCAGTGCCTTGATGAGTGCCTCTTTCGCCGCGTACCGCGCAGCCAACGAGCGCGGCTTGAGAACCCGCTCGGCGGGGGCGAACAGGCGCGTCACCAACCGTGGCGTGCGAGCGAGGTGCTGCTCGAAGCGGGGCACGTCGACCAGATCGACGCCGATTCCGACGATCATGCGGCCTCCTCCCGGCATCCCTCCCATTCTGCCGGTGCCCGCCCGTACCGACCGCATCCGGGGCACGGCCGCCGGCACGCCTCCTGCATTCGTGCAGAGCCGATGCTCTCGTCGCCCCGAAACGGCCGGATTGCAGGAGTCGTGCGCGGCGGCGCGGGACGACGGCTCCGCCCGCCGAACGACGACGGGGTCGGACACCACGGCATCCGACCCCTCTCGACGACGGCGATCACTCCACGGTGACCGACTTCGCCAGGTTGCGCGGCTGGTCGACGTCGAGGCCCTTCGCCTCGGCGAGACCCATCGCGAAGATGTGCAGCGGCACGACGGCCAGCAGCGGCTCGAACAGCGGCGACGCGAGGGGGATGCGCAGCACCTCATCGGCCGCGGGCAGCACCGCGACGTCGCCCTCTTCGGCGATCGCGATGACGCGCGCGCCGCGGGCGCGGATCTCCTCGATGTTCGACACGACCTTCTTGTGCATCTCGCCGGAACCCCGCGGCGACGGGACGACGACGAACACCGGCTGACCGGGCTCGATCAGCGCGATGGGGCCGTGCTTCAGCTCACCGGCGGCGAAGCCCTCGGCGTGGATGTAGGCCAGCTCCTTGAGCTTGAGCGCCCCCTCGAGCGCGATGGGGTACCCGACGTTTCGGCCGAGGAACAGCACCGAGCGAGTGTCGGCCATCCAGTGCGCGAGCTGCTCGATGCGCGACTGCTCGCTCTCGAGCACGCGGGCGATCTTGCTCGGCACAGCCTCGAGCTCGGTGACGGCATCGACGGCGACGACGGGGTCGATCGCGCCGCGGACGCGGCCGACGTGCAGGGCCAGCAGGTACAGCGCGGTGATCTGCGCGACGAACGCCTTCGTCGAGGCCACGGCGACCTCGGGACCCGCGTGCGTGTAGACGATGGCGTCCGACTCGCGCGGGATCGTGGCGCCCTGGGTGTTGCAGATCGACAGGGTCTTCGCTCCCCGCGAGCGGGCGTACTTCACGGCCATGAGCGTGTCCATCGTCTCGCCGGACTGGCTGATCGACACGACGAGCGTGCGCTCGCTGAGCACGGGGTCGCGGTAACGGAACTCGTGCGCGAGCTCGACGTCGACGGGCACGCGCGTCCAGGTCTCGAGCGCGTACTTGCCGACCATGCCGGCGTAGGCGGCGGTGCCGCAGGCGATGACGAGGATGCGGTCGATGTCGGCGAGGAAGGCGTCGAGCCCCTCGAGCTCGGGAATCTCGACGCGGCCCTCGTGGATGCGCCCGCGCAGGGTGTTGGCGACGGCCTCGGGCTCCTCCGAGACCTCCTTGGCCATGAACGACGACCAGCCGCCCTTCTCGGCGGCCGACGCGTCCCACGTGACCTCGAACGCCTCGACCTCGACGGGGGCGCCCGAGAAGTCGGTGACCTCGACGCCGTCGGGGGTGATCGCGACGATCTCGTCCTGCCCGATCGCGAGGGCGTTGCGGGTGTGCTCGACGAAGGCGGCGACGTCGGAGCCGAGGAAGTTCTCACCCTCGCCGAGGCCGATCACCAGCGGCGAGTTGCGGCGTGCGCCGACGACGAGACCGGGGTGGTCCTGGTGCATCGCGAGCAGCGTGTAGGCGCCCTCCAGCCGCGAGACGACGGCGCGGAAGGCCTGCACGAGGTCGCCCGTACGGGCGTACTCGCGGCCGATCATCGCGGCGGCGACCTCGGTGTCGGTCTCGCTGCGGAAGCCGACGCCCTCGCCGACCAGCTCGCTCTTGAGCTCGGCGAAGTTCTCGATGATGCCGTTGTGGATGACGGCGAGCTTGTCGTCGTCGGCCAGGTGCGGGTGGGCGTTGGCGTCGGTCGGGCCGCCGTGCGTCGCCCACCGGGTGTGGCCGATGCCGGTCGTGCCGTTCGGCATCGGCGACGCCTCGAGGTCTTCGCGCAGCACCGCGAGCTTGCCCGCACGCTTGCGCATGCCGAGTCCGCCGTCTGCGTCGATCACGGCGATGCCCGCGGAGTCGTAGCCCCGGTATTCCAGCCGCGACAGACCCGCCAGAAGAATGTCCTGGCTCAGCCGGGGACCCACGTAACCGATGATTCCGCACATAGCTTCCGAGTCTACGTGGCGGGTCCTGACCGAGAGCCCATCGGCCGCGGAGCGTCAGAGCTTGCGCAACAGCACCGACTCGACGGTGTGGTCGGCGCCCTTCTGCAGCACGAGCTTCGCGCGATGGCGCGTGGGGAGGGACGTTCTCTCGCAGGTTGGGAAGGTTGATGTCACGCCAGTACCCGAGCGCCCGCTCGACGGCCTCGTCGTCGCTGATGTCGGCGAAGACACGGAAGAACGACGTCGGGTTGGTGAAGGCGTTGTCGCGCAGCGCCAGGAAGCGGTCGACGTACCACTTCTCGATGTGCGCGGCATCGGCGTCGACGTAGATCGAGAAGTCGAACAGGTCGCTGACCGCGACCTCGTTGGGCGAGGGCGGCGGCTGCAGAACGTTCAGCCCCTCGACGATGACGACGTCGGGTCGGCGCACCGTGACGTGGGCGTCGGGCATGATGTCGTACCGCACGTGCGAGTAGAAGGGTGCCCGGACTTCCTCGGCGCCCGACTTCACTTCGCTGAGGAACTCCACCAGGGCACGACGGTCGTACGACTCGGGGAAGCCCTTGCGCTCCATCAGGCCGCGACGCTCCAGTTCGGCGTTCGGATACAGGAAGCCGTCCGTGGTCACCAACTCGACCCGAGGGGTGTCGGGCCAACGGCTCATGAGTTCGCGCAGGAGGCGCGCGATGGTGGATTTGCCCACCGCGACGGAGCCGGCGACCCCGATGACGAAGGGCGTCGTGGCATCCTGTTCGCCCAGGAAGTTGCTCGTGTCGGCCCCCAGGCGACGCGTCGCGCGCGCGTAGAGGCTCAGCAACCGACTCAGCGGGAGGTACACCTCGGCCACCTCACGCAGGTCGAGACGGTCGCCGATGCCGCGCAGCTGCACGACCTCGGTCTCGGTGAGGGGCTGTTCGAGGCCTCCCGCCATGCGAGCCCAGTCGGCACGATCGATCTGACGGTAGGGGCTCAGCGACGGCGCGGGAGCAGCGGTCTCGGCAGCGGACACCCGCCCATGCTACCGGCGCCGGCTTGCCATTCCGGCGGGCGGGCCACGGGTCGTCGCCGCCCCGGCATCCGCCGTGCCCGCGCACGAGCGCTCCCACTACGCTCGGATCGTGCGCCTGGGAGTCCTCGACATCGGCTCGAACACCGTCCATCTGCTCGTCGCCAACGCGCGCGCCGGAGGTCGCCCGACTGCGACCACCTCGCATCGTTCGGTGCTGCGCCTCATGCGCTATCTGCAACCCGACGGATCGATCTCGCCCGAGGGCGTGGCGGGGCTGGTGGATGCCGTGACCGCGGCGCGCGAGAAAGCGCGCGCCGAGGGGGTCGATGAGCTCCTGGCGACCGCGACCTCCGCCGTGCGCGAGGCCACGAACGGCGAGGAGGTCATCGCGCTGATCGAGGAGGCGCTCGGCCAGCCGCTGCAGGTGCTCGGCGGCGAGACGGAGGCGCGTTTGACGTATCTCGCCGTGCGTCGGTGGTTCGGCTGGTCGGCCGGGCAGATCCTGCTGTTCGACATCGGCGGGGGCTCGCTCGAGATCGCCGGGGGTGCCGACGAACTGCCCGATCTCGCTGAGTCGGTGCCGCTCGGGGCCGGCCGCTCGACGGTGCAGTTCCTGCCGCACGATCCCCTCGAGCGCCGATGAGATCGACGCTCTCCGCCAGCACGCCGCGGCGGTGCTCGCGCCGGTCGCCGAGCGCTTCGCCGCCCTCCCCCGCCCCGATCACGTCGTGGGCTCGTCGAAGGCGATCCGCTCGCTCGCGAAACTCGCCGGGTATCCCGTCCCGGGCTGGTCGGGAATCGAGCGCATGGTGCTGCCGCGCAAGGAGCTGAAGGACTGGATCCCCCGGCTCGCCCGTATCCCCGCCGACGCGCGCGAGGCCCTGCCGGGCATCACCGCCGATCGCACGTTCCAGATCGTCGCGGCGGCGATCGTGGTGGAGCGCGCGATGAAGGCGATGGACGTCGAGGAGCTCGAGGTCTCCCCCTGGGCGCTGCGCGAGGGCGTGCTCCTGCGCTACATCGAGTCGCTCGAGTACTAACCGCTGACTGCGGGCTTGTGTACACCTTTCGCGCGCGCGTGCGAGCGTTCGACCGAAGTCAGCGATCTGCGACGCGATGCGGTACCGCGCGGACATCGCGCGCGCAGGCGCGGGGAGGTCACAGCGCCAGGCGCTCGCGCACGACCTCGGCGAGACGGTCGGCGTGGGCGCGGGCGACCTCTTCGCTCGCGGCCTCCACCATGACGCGCACGAGCGGCTCGGTGCCCGACGCGCGCAAGAGCACGCGGCCCGACTCGCCCAGCTCGGCGGTCGAGGCCGCGACGGCCTCCTGCACGCCGTGATCGTCGACGCCGTCGCGGTCCACGCCACGCACGTTCACGAGCACCTGCGGATACACCGTCATGAGGGACGCCAGTTCGGCGAGGGTCTTCTTCTGCCGCGCCATCTCGGCCACCAGGTGCAGACCGGTCAGCAGCCCGTCACCGGTGGTGGCGAACTCGCTCATGATCACGTGACCCGACTGCTCGCCGCCCAGGGAATAGCCGCCCTCGTTCATGGCCTCGAGCACGTATCGATCGCCGACTCCCGTCTGCAGAACACGGATGCCGTGCGCCTGCATCGCGCGATGGAGTCCGAGGTTGCTCATGACCGTCGCCACGAGCGTGTCGTCGACGAGCGCGCCGCGCTCCTTCATCGCCACCGCCAGGATCGCCATGATCTGATCCCCATCGACCACGTTGCCCGCGGCATCGACGGCCAGGCAGCGATCCGCGTCGCCGTCGTGGGCGATGCCCACGTCGGCACCGAGGCGCACCACGGTCTCGGCGAGCACGTCGAGATGGGTCGAGCCCACCCCGTCGTTGATGTTCAGTCCGTCGGGGTCGGCACCGATCACGGTCACCTGAGCGCCGGCGTCTTTGAACGTCTCCGGCGACACACCGGCGGCGGCACCGTGGGCACAGTCGAGGACGACATGGATGCCGTCGAGCCGGTGCGGCAGCGAGCCCAGCAGGTG is a genomic window containing:
- the glmM gene encoding phosphoglucosamine mutase, which codes for MPLFGTDGVRGLANGLLTAELALHLAQATAVVLGQGRSAEARKAQGRRLTAVVARDPRVSGEFLAAAVAAGLASSGVDVLDAGVIPTPATAFLIADHDADFGVMVSASHNPAPDNGIKIFARGGTKLPDVVEQRIERALDAERLQPTGADVGRIRRFADAEDRYVLHLLGSLPHRLDGIHVVLDCAHGAAAGVSPETFKDAGAQVTVIGADPDGLNINDGVGSTHLDVLAETVVRLGADVGIAHDGDADRCLAVDAAGNVVDGDQIMAILAVAMKERGALVDDTLVATVMSNLGLHRAMQAHGIRVLQTGVGDRYVLEAMNEGGYSLGGEQSGHVIMSEFATTGDGLLTGLHLVAEMARQKKTLAELASLMTVYPQVLVNVRGVDRDGVDDHGVQEAVAASTAELGESGRVLLRASGTEPLVRVMVEAASEEVARAHADRLAEVVRERLAL